The stretch of DNA ACAGGGCTGATATGAAGGTGTATGTGTTCGTGATATGGAACACTTAGGTAATTTTAATACGACAGCTAactattctattatataaaaataattcgagttttccttcctgacgctataactccagaacgcacgaaccgatttccacggttttgcatttgttggaaaggtcttgagctccatgaggtttatagcaaagaaaattcagaaaaaaatcaagagaaaagcaagaaaGGAAATTAGGAAAgtgttcgccgggtttgctagttgtaTTATAAAACCTAAGTTTGTACCCATATTTTTTCTGCAAGCAAGCTTTTGCGTGAAAACGTacctaataaaacttttatatatttttgtaatcagtACCTATACCTGATATGAGTAGATTCTAAATACAAGGTTCCAAGCGACATGCGTCtttaataacaacataaaatgCAACATATAAAGCGATGGTACTAAAAATTGGTTTAATTCATTATCCGGTTTGGTTCTGGCGACTTTTTTCTTGGCCGTGTAGGTCACAAGCTTTCCTTTGGTACCGTTGTTGGACAATTTATGTCAGTATGTCGCCTGTAGTGACCATGTCTCATGATGATATAATGCAATATCAATTTTGAAACAACTTTTAGAGGGCATATTGAATAATCTATATCTAGAACGTCTTGCATACATCCAATCTAAACGCTCGTTATTGGATTAGCAGAAAATCAAGATCTAAACGAGACGTCAGCACCACCGGATACCACATGTAACCGGCAAGCCTATTGTGTGTAAAAATAACGTAACAAACGGATGCAACGTAAGTACTgagcttgatttgattattgcGCCGGCATCGCTCATGTCCATTATAATAACAGATGCATCGCCACTGCCGTCAAGGAGACGCACGCCCCTCGTACTCACGCTTGCGTGCTCCGGTAAACACAAGTTTTACACAAACAACTACTTATTGTATGCTCGTACGAAGACCTTCGCATGTCCTCGCCAATTTCGTGGGATTTGAATAAAGCATTGAATCAGTACTCATATCTATTCTATTTATCTACAAATGTAAACTCACACGGGGCTATTAACAATCTTCACACAAGCATAACAACGCGGGCGCAGGTAATTCCACTAGTAGCACTCGTAGGAACTAATGGGAAACCTGTTCCCGCGCTCgatttattcatattaaatacatttttaggtGCGAACTGGTCAATTAAAACAAGATATTTTAGTTATTGAGGTATTTGCCTTTATTTTTCAAAGGAGGCGATTTACTATTATGGATATACTTACTttaatagtatttatatttttacatggaAATTTTCATCACATTATTAAACCATTATTAATCCTAGGCCATTTATCAGTATTCAATTCAGTATCAACAATGAGTAATATGTCATTTCGAAAAAATACAACCATTCTgtaataatctatttttaattcTTCATTGACACATACCCGACTCTCGTATCGGAGAAggattttaaaaaaatcttataaaataatatacaaaataatacaaacattagTTCGCTTGTCgacgaaaaaaaaatgagaTTTAACATTATCGTAACATTAAATTCCTTGCGGGAAAATTCgtgattattttacattttacatacgtGAATCCGATTCGATtctttacagaaaaataaatatacaattattattatgtgacTACACAACCGGTGATTGCTTATTGGTGCTCAGCACTTCTCGTCGGCCAGCAGCGGGTCGAGCGAGAACCCGAGGTCCAGCACGGGCGCGGGCGGCCGCTTGCCCGGCGCGTGCTTCAGCGGCGGCCGGCGCGCCACCGCCGCCAGCCCCGCCACGTGCGCCGCGTGCCCGTTCAGCGCGTGCCGCACCTCGCCGCCGAACAGCTCGCTCAGCGTCTGCTGCACCTCCTTGCCGCCCGCACCCGCCCCTGCCGACCCCATGCCACTACTACACGTCACTATCAGTTTACGCACTTCAGGCTTGTTCGTTTTACTAGCGTTCATATGCACTGTTTTCGATAACGACAGGGCGTTCGGATTATAATAGTAATTGTTCACGTTACCCGACGACTTGCACTGCGAGCGTGATAGCGAAGACTTTATATTACTTCGAACTGTCGCGAATTTTTTACCTAAAGTGATGGCACCACCAGCGTGCGACGCGTTGAAGGTGCAGAGCGCCAGCGGGCGCGGGCACGACGAGTACCAACACACGTCTGCAGGCACTAGCGGCGGGGGCGCCTCGTCTGGCTTGTCGTCCAGCCGGGCCGTCGGCGTCGGCAACGGGGACGCTATGCTCAGGATGGGGACTTCTGGAGGTATTTCCGCATCGTCTGGCATGAGAAACGCCTCAGGAGCTAACGGTTGGCTCAACAGAGACGTAATGCTCGATGTATCGGGAAGCACCGAGTTAGGATCCTCCACGTTGAGGAGGCTCGCGTAGATATCGTTGACCTGTTGCTCGGCGGTGAGACCGTTGAACGTGCTCAGGTCTATCGAGGTATTGACTAGGAGCGGTGGGAGGTTGAgaggcgcggcgggcggcggcgcgggcgctggCGCGAGCTGCACGGGCGCTACGGGAGCGGGCGCGGCCGCAGtcgccgccgccgcggccgcgcCCGCATCCCGCGACGCTCGATGCTCCGCCAGCAGGGTGTCGAAGGGTTTGGAGCGCCCCTCGACCGTCCTCCGTAACGACAGTGCGTGCGCCTTGCACGTCAATGACCTCGTGCAAGGCTTGGGGTTCTCTGCAGTCACTACACCGCAATGCTTGTTCGGATCGTATTCTCGTAAATTAAACTTCGTTTTACTAGTTTTCGACCTGGAGGATGATTTAGTTGACGGTGTGGTCGGCGTAGCCACAGGCTTCGGTGGCGGTGGGTTCAGCGCATTCGCGTCCATCACCGTAGGCAACATGGGGGATGTGTTGGCCGCAAATTGTATATTGGACAGATCTGAGTCTGATATTGCATATGCTAGTGACGATGAGTGTATAGGTGGATACAAGTCTTGTGCTGGAACACTGTCCGTAGCTTGGGGAAAATTTATCTCACCCATATTTCCAATatctctaataatatttttccagtCTGCTGCATTTGTGATATCGTCTGCACTCTGAATGCCTTCAGAATTCATAATTGCAAAAATATCATCAGTTAAATTTTCACCGAGGGGTAGATCCTCTGTGTCCTGTATACTGACCACTGGTAACTCTCCACACTCCATGCTCACCTTCACCTCCCCCGGCACAGTGGAGGATGTGCTGGCTTCGTCCAGGTACTGCAGGTCAGGCTGTGGGGGTAGCATTAGCCTCGACAGAGGAGGTGTGGCGGTGTGGGCTGGGGATGAATCCATTTTTACTGGGAGTATATCTACAGGGATAGGAGGTGGAGGGGGCTCTTTTTTATGTCGGCTGCGACTTTTGTGTGTAGAAACAGGTGGGGGCGGCGGGGGAAGGGGCTCGGCCCCCGTGTGAGACTCTAGCAAGTGTCTGTACGCTGCACTACATTTCACTATCACTCCACACATATGACACACTGCAGCATTCAAGTTGTCCATCTGAGGGAACAGTCCGTGGAGGCTCATGCTCTCATACTTGAGGCGGTTGAGGCCGGCGCGACGGTAGCGCGCCTGCCTGTCCGCCTGCTTGTACGGGTGGCCGTCGTGCACTCGCCGCACCGACGCGCCACCCTTGTCCACCGCCGCCGGCGTCGTGAACGTCGCGTCGTCATCTTGCCGCGGCGACAGGTGCCCTATTTCACTGACCCACAGATCCCAGGGCTTTTCATTGCACTTAACCGGGCTCACAATTTTCGCCGCGAACGAGTAGTCGCCGGACATGTTTCAGCATAAAACCAATGATCCAATCGTGAAACTCGTGCGTTCGCCTTACGGGAGTCCAGCCATACCGTAGCCAGCCTCACTCCGCTGATAGGTTATTACCCCATATCTGCTTCGAGATCGCTGTCTGTCGCGAGCGCATTCAGGGTCACATCGTAGCTCGATTGTTTACTTCATTATACACACGTATCAAACTAAAACGTGTTGTGATTGTCTTAGCTTTTATATTTACAGGGACAGATGATCTATCTCACTGACAGCTGATTATGCAGATTGTAAGTTTTTCTCGACCACGGAACACTTCCATCTATCaagtattattttgaaatcaCTCCTTGGGTCACGATTGTTAGAAACATGTGTTTATACAACTTAATTCAATTGATATTATATGTGctacacacaaataaaatgtcCAAAATTTCTGTTTGGTTGGTTGTAATTTACTATAGAAAGCATCAACACTTTTTTGAGTATTTGTAAAGACCGAAAGTCACTCTATGGTCATTCACTAGTGAATGAGCGTGACGTGACAGGAAAGATATTCTCGTCACTCTAACTCAATCACCAAAAACACCACACCAtagactaaaaatataatacttgaaTTCTCACCTAAATGAACAATATTGTTTATCTGCAATAGTTTGACATTTTTTTAGTCGAGATTAAACTGTCATTGTTTGAAATGTcacaaaatttatattttccaTCTACCTCAGAGaaagagaaataaattattatttaaaaatggttattagtaatatataaacaaaTTTACTTTCGGAACGACTATGCCGGACACATCTCTGTCACAAAATCACATACCGTTGTATTCATGTGGTTTAAAAGTGTATGCAAGTCCGTCCTCCTAGGTGTACCAATCGGTATAACCTTTCTTGACACAGTCGGCTATGTGGCCAGAGTTGAAGGCATTTCCATGCAGCCGGTGCTTAACCCGGATTCCAAAAACACTGACTATGTATTTCTATCAAGGTGGGCGGTCAGAGACTATAACTTGCGGAGAGGTGACGTGATATCATTAGTGTCGCCGAAAGATCCAAACCAGAAGATAATAAAACGCATCGTGGGTCTGCAAGGTGACGTTGTGAATACTTTAGGCTACAAGACACAGTACGTGAGAGTCCCCGAAGGGCACTGTTGGGTGGAAGGTGACCACACTGGTCACACGCTTGACAGCAACACCTTTGGGCCAGTCTCATTAGGCCTAGTCAACGCCAGGGCAGCATACATCGTGTGGCCACCTAGGAGATGGCAAAAATTAGAAGCAAAGGTGCCAGACCACAGAAAACCTTATTTAGAAAAATAGTAAACTTATATTCATTTTAGTGAAAAGTAGCGGTAGAAACAGAAGAATGATTAATTTTGATGGCATCTCAACAATACTTTGTGAAAATAGTCATCATTTAGTTCCTTATTTATTGCTATGAGcctgtaaatattaaataagaatgcAATCATAGATTGTTGTTCAACTACTCAATAATGTATCTCAATAATTAGACTATCCTTTTCTaactctatctctctctcttaTTTATAGTACTGTACTTACTACCAATCTTACTTCTTATATAATGTAAATTTCATCATGGAATTAAgtgaatgtaaaaataaatatatagaagaGTTGGATGACCACTagccaaattttattttataagattgaAATGCTTGTTacagttctaaaaataaaattttgtttaactacctgtaaattttatttattgacataatTTACAACATGGTTATATAAACTCAATGCATCACTGGAATGCAGGATCCCACCATATTATTCCCTAAGCTCACCTGGCACATGTCAGTAGGGTTagcaataaagttaaatattacaataaatattaattaatataatactatAGCAATTCATCACTATATTTatgttaagttaatttagttattcctgtgtaaaataatttttgacaAACATGAATGAAAACACCacaaaaatatggaaaaaaaaacatttattccaaCAATTACATTATCACAGGATCCATAAATAGCTTATGACATACATTTTAGACCAAAACTTTCTACAATCTTGACTACTCGGTCATAAGAAATACCCCTTCTAATCACATTATAGACACCAGTTTGGGACAAGTCTATTACAGTAGATCCAGTTCTATTCTGTTCCAGTCCTTGACTTAACACACCTCCATCAAAAACAGCTCCCAAATGACCAAATAGGTGCTCAAATTCTCTAATAGACAAAGTAGACTGCTCATTACTGAAGTTTGCACTCGTCAAGGCAACAGGCTTATCAAAACTCTTTGTAACTCTGTTCATGAAATTGTGATTTGGAATTCTAATACCAATTTTAGTTGTAGTAGGGTTCAAAAATGGATTGTCAAGATATTTTGTCTTTTCTAAAACCACTGTTACTGGTCCTGGGAGCAAGCTGTGTAGTAGCTCATCAGGTAAGTGATCAGCTTCACCCCATTTTCTTACATCATTCACATATGTCACACAAATAGCCACAGGCTTGGCAGAATCTCTGCCTTTGATTGCATACAACTTTTTTATAGCTTCCGGACAGTTGGCACTACATGCCAATCCATATATTGTGTCAGTTGGCACTGCGATAACTTGTCCTTTGCCTAAGAATTCTGCAGCTTTGACTGAAGCAAATTCCTCAGAGCTCAGTATGACTGGCGCCATCTTGTCTATCTTCATTTTAGGGGATGCACTTTTATTTCTAGCTAAACTACgaagtaaattaagtttttggacacaaatcatattacataaaattataaaattaagcaCTATATTGGCAAAGAATTGTCCAACACTGCAATTAAGGTTATCACTTGACTTGCTTCTATCTGGTTTGATGTTAATCCCTCCAGTTATGAGCGCACTTGTGATTACAGCAACGGTAGAATGTGGTCATAGGTTCATCGGCCGAACGAGTTTGGAGTTGCATAAAGAATGCTTTACCGTGTCCACATTTAGGGCACACAGCATCTGTCGAGTCTACATTCTCCCAGGCAGCAGCTCCGCCCATGATATAGTCAAGTTCCTGAAAAAAATGATGcaatatgtttaatttaatagagTTAAAGACGTCTCAGACGAAATAGGGTTTTGTATAGGAGTCTTGAAGTTTGAagaaactattatttaattaatttaccatGCATTAAAATGGCCAAGTAAGTGCATTTTAATTGCCCTTCCAAGGAAATTTATTTGTTATGGTATTGAAAGGGTGATGCAATTCATGCAGTCTTTGAAATGTGTGATCAAAGTGGGTTACCTTTAATTTAGGGAAAGTTCTCGAGGATACTTTCTTTCTGATGCTGTACACGTAAGGACAAGTATTACAGGCGTACCTCAGTCCAGATTCAGGACCTTCTTCCACCATCAGAACATTAGCACACGTCGGGCAGAATAACATTGTTGCCGCACTATAGTTTCACGAGTGTATACTCTTACACTACGAGTCTGTGAATGACCTGCTGTAttcaacaatttttaattacaaatgaaatgaattgtttgaaaaatattaccACAAAACACTCAAAAGTCACAACATCACAAGACAGATGTGTGTGTTATGCTACGATGAAAAAGGTTATTATATATCTCTGTCTAACTAAAACATTGAGAAACCTTCCTACTCTTTCTCTCGCCTGGAACATGTTCTCGACTGAATGAACTAAAGAACGAAATGTAGTAAATTCTGAGAAAAATCCGTAAAATCGGTTTAATCTTAAAACTTATAATctgaattaatataaaataaaattaataaaattacatttatttatcaatttaccagtatatttgttattttttcagaTTTTAAATGCAAAGTTGCCATATAACAGATAGTGCTTCACTGTGTTTTCATTTGTAATCTGTGCCGCAAAAATCAAATCTGTGTCATGTCGACTGTCGGACGGTCGTGTCGCTAAATATTTTAGGGTGTGTTTATGGcgtgataaattattatttaaagctgTTGTAGTGAGATTGAGAGTAGTTTTGAAAATTTGACGAATAGTGGTGATAATGTTACGGGTTATACTGGATAAATTTTGGAATGAAGATGTGTGGTTACCGCCGAATACGACTTGGGAAGATCTTGCACCGGGTCCAGACAAGGCGGTGGTTTACAATGACTATAGGCACCTCCTGTACCCCCTGCCCTTGGCACTGGTGCTGATAGTCCTGCGGCGTACTCTAGAGGAGTGAGTTAACCTACTTTCTGTCGCTAGACTCCAGTATGTGTGTCAGTGATTCTCACGGATGAATAAAGTCTAATGATGCACTCAGTGACTCATAAGATTTCGATTTTGCGAAAGTGTAGCACTTGCAGCAGATTTAGAAAAAAGAAACTCATGGTCTATGTTTCAGCTTGAGGTCaagaatgtaaacaaaatatttgttgaatattttacgAATGATTTTCCCTGGAAATcgaagtgttttattttattttttgaaataaatattcgaTGTAAACAAATGTTGAATAATTATCCTGTAAGAAAAAGaagtatttgtattttagaactaataaataaatacactttcATTCATATACAGGCTGTGTGTAGAATGAATTACTGAATATAATTTGAATTAGAACCATATCATTTATGCTTTGCTTATGCTCATTAtgataaaagttttataatgagAAACTTCAATTGTtgacaaatgtaaaaaaaaaatactcattgcacagacaataaaaatatatttttctaaatattgaCTCCTTCTATTACAGGTATTGGTTTGCCCCATTTGGCAAATCCTTAGGCATTAAGAATACTAGATCAAAGAAAGCCCCAAGTAATCCTAAATTGGAGAATGCATATCAATTATCACCAAAAATTAAGCATAAACAGGTATGTTGaatattgaactttattatttaattgatataaagtactttatttgataattaattgattgaaaGAATGAATGAGAGGAGCtagatttgattaaaaaaaatattatggctAAGAAAGTTATCATAATTACATACACAAACTATTTTTCATCAGTtcaaaatgtgtaaaataagtactttgaaataaaaataattaaataaaaaataggtatattatgtttttaataaaaaaaaaaacaagtataaaGTACTATTTAATAACCAAACTTCATTTGTAGTAAACCACAggatattaacataaatataatttaaacaataaaataatttgaaagatAGGTGAGAATTAGCcatattattgtgtaaattatcaattaaaagtacattttaagtcacattcaatattttaaagataaaattccTAAAATGACAATCAAAGTATGAAAAAGataacagataaaaaaataaaactattctttaaattttatctgtaaaaataataataaaaaaaaattaaaattctcagTACCTTTATAATCTGTGTCTAACAGCTAAGTTGTGTTACTTGGGTAGATAAGAATGGCATTGTGTGTGTACCTGTGTAACATAGGTACACTTTTTTCGTAATTTCGTAGTAGGTACAACACTCCATGAATGGTTATCTGATAGGCAGATATGCttggtataatatttaaacCTTTATTAAATCCATAAAACTCAAATTACATAAGTGCATTTGTCATAAAGTTTGGTTTTTATGTGTCAGTCATAACACAagacatattatttatacatttttatatgttatagCTAATAAACAATGCattataattcttattaatgGTACTTGGTGTGTAATAATTGCATGTTTGTGCAGGTTTGTGTGGTGTGCTTGAAATAAAGgtattattgttagtttgtgtTCACAAAAATCTTCATTATATCGAAAAAATGCAGACACTAAAATAAGCTAATATGTTTATtagtaagttatatttttatacctcTAGCAGATTAAAAACTGATTTGTTGCTTCTGTCGTCGTAAAGTACACTTaacaaattcaattcaaattaaaaaatatttaatcagaATCGTCTATCGATTAGTAATCGATAAGATAAGTAAACTTTGGTATTTGTATCTGGTCGTACGATACACGGCCATTATCATCGGCAGCCGAATCGAAAGTAATTTTCGGTTTCGCGCTCAAAATTTATTGGTTCtatatttgaaattgaataaaaaaaatgtaatgcatAGAGGAAtgttcgatttgaataaaatatattacgtgTATTCTAATCGCGTCTACTGACGTCTGGGTTTGCAAACGGTAgtggtaaattaataaaattcttttagccgatataaaattagaattagtGCGCTGCATTAAGTGGGTGGAAATCCAACGGCATTAGGACGTCATAAAAATAGAGAACACGGTAGTGTCGAGTACCAAGGCTAGCGGTTTATGACATTTTTGACAGTTTTTAGTTTAAACAACGTCTTTATATCGTAATGCGAATGTAATTCAATTAAAGCGCACGAGATTTGGAAAAGATACAGAATTGGTTTCAAGAGCAAAAATGCGGTAATATCTTTCAAGATTTACATAAATTCTTCAAAATAAGctactaaaagaaataaaattcataattattatgtcttaaATGTCATAAATTCATAACTAAAACGTAAAGCAGTGAAGGTTGTGAGAACAATACGTAATTAACCATACGTAAGTATGCGATATTCCGCAAATGAATAGAACTAAATAGTTCTATTATACACTAAACCACGGAACATTAAAAAAGCAAAGATACACGATATCGATTTTACCTCCATTACAAATACAGCTGTTCCGTTTCGCGcgtaaattgaaaaaagaatatTGTCAATGACCATCGCTGCTTTTTTCTAGTACCATAAAGTCCCAGCCCTACCTTTTACTCGGGTACGAAAGAGGACAAATTAAATAAGGCTGAATTTAATTTATCCCTTTTTTCACGtatgaagtaaataataattgaatccttatattatttctaagtaatagtaataatgcTAAGTGAAGCTTTTTAAACCTTAACCGTGCTTCCTTTCTTTTCAGTTCTTTTTGAACAAGGATGAGGTAAATGTTGCACAATATAATACTTCCGCACGTTTGCACGTATTATTAACTTGTCTATAGCTAGTTTTTAGTGTGTAGGGGTCGCATGCAGTGTTATGGTGTGGTCTAAGTGTAAGCGATAGGAACGTAGAGagaaggtattttttattgtttcataaaGCGGCATTGAACAATGTTAGAGCCATACAAATACACTTTAGTCACTTTCACGACGAAACTATGCAGTGGAATCTCCGATGTTTAATGTAAACAGTACCTACTACCTATGTTTGTTTCTATCTAGCCCTCAAATTCCTCAAGTGAGATGATAAAACCTCTACCTCTTTGAACGGACAGAGACCCTATTCTATTCGTTACATTCCTGCCACATGCCATCAATTTCCTTAcagttgtttttaatttagtttatttccaTGTATGTATAGTAAATGCAAATTAATTCTTGTCACATGCAAAAGAAATGACAATAGCAGTTGTGTTCCCAGTGAACCCGTTGACCTAGTTACGGTGTCTTAATTTTGCATTCCAACATCACTATTTAATCAAGTAAAGTTGGTGCAGGTATGACACCTACAAACTTTACATAGCTatctgtttaattaattaataccttTCCATGTTCCTACGGGACTTGTAcaatattcaaaaaataaaatgcacaccagtacccttagtatgagtttgctttacgttgaaagtaatcgaaatgagagcgcgttcggcgctctgattggccggttcgaataaaccaaccaatcagagtgccgaacgcgctctcgtttcgattactttgaacgtaaagcaaactcgtactaagggtactagtTTTTAACGAATAATTTTTCGTTTCCCGCTTACACTTAGACCCACCTTCGTTGTCATAGTGCacgatttacataatatatatctgTATATATTCACCCATAGATAATAGTTATAGATAGCGCATGCtttttttcaacaaacaaaGCGACTGCGGCATTGTGTAACcaataaatcattattgaaACGACCTCTTTGTCAATATTATTTCGTTATTGGTTGATGTAACCACTGGTTTTATACCATACTCTGATGCGTGGCCTCGGATTTTTAGAGTTGATGTGTAAATATTGGgtccaaattatatttttatgagtaaGTAATGTTCAAGTTTGTTGGAAAAGCCTTGTCAAGGGCGTCATAAATCTGACTGTCTGAGTAAAGTTCAGGAGTAAGGTAGCAAAAACTTAGAAAATGTTACAAGAATCTAAACCGTTTCAGTTTTTCATTATCCGAAATCGACAACCTTGTGTCTAATTTGTGCCTTAACAGTTTAACACAATGGCTGAATAGTCGCATCAGATTTAGTGGCCATCGGCGTTTCATTCTAACACTGCAACCTTCGATAATCGTGAAATTATTCACAGCACGTCTTTACCAGTGAATGTCTACTGAAGCCGctgatctgtacccttagtacgagtttgctttac from Spodoptera frugiperda isolate SF20-4 chromosome 11, AGI-APGP_CSIRO_Sfru_2.0, whole genome shotgun sequence encodes:
- the LOC118274668 gene encoding mitochondrial inner membrane protease subunit 2 — its product is MWFKSVCKSVLLGVPIGITFLDTVGYVARVEGISMQPVLNPDSKNTDYVFLSRWAVRDYNLRRGDVISLVSPKDPNQKIIKRIVGLQGDVVNTLGYKTQYVRVPEGHCWVEGDHTGHTLDSNTFGPVSLGLVNARAAYIVWPPRRWQKLEAKVPDHRKPYLEK
- the LOC118274667 gene encoding threonylcarbamoyl-AMP synthase, translating into MICVQKLNLLRSLARNKSASPKMKIDKMAPVILSSEEFASVKAAEFLGKGQVIAVPTDTIYGLACSANCPEAIKKLYAIKGRDSAKPVAICVTYVNDVRKWGEADHLPDELLHSLLPGPVTVVLEKTKYLDNPFLNPTTTKIGIRIPNHNFMNRVTKSFDKPVALTSANFSNEQSTLSIREFEHLFGHLGAVFDGGVLSQGLEQNRTGSTVIDLSQTGVYNVIRRGISYDRVVKIVESFGLKCMS
- the LOC118274669 gene encoding DNA-directed RNA polymerase III subunit RPC10, whose amino-acid sequence is MLFCPTCANVLMVEEGPESGLRYACNTCPYVYSIRKKVSSRTFPKLKELDYIMGGAAAWENVDSTDAVCPKCGHGKAFFMQLQTRSADEPMTTFYRCCNHKCAHNWRD
- the LOC118274666 gene encoding ataxin-7-like protein 1, which codes for MSGDYSFAAKIVSPVKCNEKPWDLWVSEIGHLSPRQDDDATFTTPAAVDKGGASVRRVHDGHPYKQADRQARYRRAGLNRLKYESMSLHGLFPQMDNLNAAVCHMCGVIVKCSAAYRHLLESHTGAEPLPPPPPPVSTHKSRSRHKKEPPPPPIPVDILPVKMDSSPAHTATPPLSRLMLPPQPDLQYLDEASTSSTVPGEVKVSMECGELPVVSIQDTEDLPLGENLTDDIFAIMNSEGIQSADDITNAADWKNIIRDIGNMGEINFPQATDSVPAQDLYPPIHSSSLAYAISDSDLSNIQFAANTSPMLPTVMDANALNPPPPKPVATPTTPSTKSSSRSKTSKTKFNLREYDPNKHCGVVTAENPKPCTRSLTCKAHALSLRRTVEGRSKPFDTLLAEHRASRDAGAAAAAATAAAPAPVAPVQLAPAPAPPPAAPLNLPPLLVNTSIDLSTFNGLTAEQQVNDIYASLLNVEDPNSVLPDTSSITSLLSQPLAPEAFLMPDDAEIPPEVPILSIASPLPTPTARLDDKPDEAPPPLVPADVCWYSSCPRPLALCTFNASHAGGAITLGKKFATVRSNIKSSLSRSQCKSSGNVNNYYYNPNALSLSKTVHMNASKTNKPEVRKLIVTCSSGMGSAGAGAGGKEVQQTLSELFGGEVRHALNGHAAHVAGLAAVARRPPLKHAPGKRPPAPVLDLGFSLDPLLADEKC